A single genomic interval of Bradyrhizobium sp. sBnM-33 harbors:
- the gor gene encoding glutathione-disulfide reductase: protein MAEFDVDLFVIGGGSGGVRAARIAAGHGAKVMVAEEYRMGGTCVIRGCVPKKLFVLGSHVRHEIEDAKGFGWTIPEVSFDWPTLVANKDKEIARLEGIYAANVEKSGARIVKTRAVLEDAHTLRLLTGETITAKYILIATGGAPNHGREIPGIEHVISSNEAFHLTGLPKRIVIQGGGYIALEFAGIFAGFGSDVTVVYRGDNILRGFDEDVRKHVRAEMEKQGITIITGCTIDKVDKHGNEYTTHLSSGSSIASEKVMFAIGRHPNVANLGLEKPGVAINPVNGGIAVDEWSKTSVDNIYAIGDVTHRLNLTPVAIREGHAFADTVFGKRPVQVDHSTIPTAVFSQPEVGTVGLTEAQARAQVSHVDIYKADFRPIKATVSGRDTRVLMKLVVDGTTDRVLGCHIVGDTAAEIIQAVAIAVKMKATKADFDATIALHPTAAEELVTMRTPTARYVRQAAE from the coding sequence ATGGCTGAGTTCGATGTCGATCTATTCGTCATCGGCGGTGGTTCGGGCGGCGTTCGCGCCGCCCGCATCGCCGCCGGCCATGGCGCAAAGGTCATGGTTGCCGAAGAATACCGGATGGGCGGCACCTGCGTGATCCGCGGCTGCGTGCCGAAAAAGCTGTTCGTGCTCGGCTCACACGTCCGCCACGAGATCGAGGACGCAAAAGGTTTCGGCTGGACCATTCCCGAAGTCTCCTTTGATTGGCCCACACTTGTTGCCAACAAGGACAAGGAGATCGCCCGGCTGGAAGGCATCTACGCCGCTAATGTCGAGAAATCAGGCGCGCGCATTGTCAAGACGCGCGCGGTGCTGGAAGACGCCCACACGCTGCGCCTGTTGACCGGCGAAACGATCACCGCAAAATACATCCTGATCGCGACCGGTGGCGCGCCTAACCATGGGCGGGAGATCCCCGGCATCGAGCACGTGATTTCTTCCAACGAGGCGTTTCACCTCACCGGGCTGCCGAAGCGTATCGTCATCCAGGGCGGCGGCTATATCGCGCTGGAATTCGCTGGCATCTTTGCCGGCTTCGGCTCCGACGTGACCGTGGTCTATCGCGGCGACAATATTCTGCGCGGCTTTGATGAGGACGTCCGCAAGCATGTCCGCGCCGAGATGGAGAAGCAGGGCATTACGATCATCACCGGCTGCACCATCGATAAAGTGGACAAGCACGGCAATGAATACACCACGCATCTATCCAGCGGTTCGAGCATCGCCTCGGAGAAGGTGATGTTCGCGATCGGCCGCCACCCGAACGTCGCCAATCTCGGGCTCGAGAAGCCCGGCGTCGCCATCAATCCCGTCAATGGCGGCATCGCCGTCGATGAGTGGTCGAAGACGTCCGTGGACAACATTTATGCGATCGGCGACGTCACCCATCGCCTCAATCTGACGCCGGTCGCGATCCGCGAGGGCCATGCCTTTGCCGACACCGTGTTCGGCAAACGCCCGGTGCAGGTCGATCACTCCACCATTCCGACGGCGGTGTTCTCGCAGCCCGAGGTCGGCACGGTGGGCCTGACCGAAGCGCAGGCGCGCGCGCAAGTGAGCCATGTCGATATCTACAAGGCCGATTTCCGCCCGATCAAGGCGACCGTGTCCGGCCGCGACACCCGCGTGCTGATGAAGCTCGTGGTCGACGGCACGACGGACCGCGTGCTCGGCTGTCACATCGTCGGCGACACCGCGGCCGAAATCATCCAGGCGGTCGCCATCGCCGTGAAGATGAAGGCGACCAAAGCCGATTTCGATGCGACAATCGCGCTGCATCCGACGGCGGCCGAGGAATTGGTGACCATGCGGACGCCGACGGCGCGGTATGTGAGGCAGGCGGCGGAGTAG
- a CDS encoding DUF2059 domain-containing protein, whose product MKRLSRILSAAGLAVGLALTGVPAGAQQKNAPAAPGTAQLKPGSPAAIAAAKEILAMKNASAMYANAVPNLVEQTKNVLMQSNLNYQKDLNEVAVIVAKNLAGREKEIGEGMAQVYANEFTEQELKDLVTFYKSPLGQKLLASEPRAIQFSMSYMNQWAQAFAETINGQFRAEMKKRGKDI is encoded by the coding sequence ATGAAGAGGCTTTCACGGATTTTGTCGGCGGCCGGCCTTGCGGTGGGTCTTGCCCTGACCGGCGTTCCGGCCGGCGCACAGCAGAAGAACGCGCCCGCGGCGCCTGGGACCGCGCAACTCAAGCCCGGCTCACCGGCGGCGATTGCCGCCGCCAAGGAAATCCTGGCGATGAAGAACGCGAGCGCAATGTACGCCAACGCCGTTCCCAATCTCGTCGAGCAGACCAAGAACGTGCTGATGCAGAGTAACCTGAACTACCAGAAAGACCTCAACGAAGTCGCCGTGATCGTCGCCAAGAATCTCGCTGGCCGCGAGAAGGAAATCGGCGAAGGCATGGCGCAGGTCTACGCCAACGAGTTCACCGAGCAGGAGTTGAAGGACCTCGTGACCTTCTACAAGTCGCCGCTCGGCCAGAAGCTGCTCGCGAGCGAGCCCCGCGCCATCCAGTTCAGCATGTCCTACATGAACCAGTGGGCGCAGGCCTTTGCCGAAACCATCAACGGCCAGTTCCGCGCCGAGATGAAGAAGCGCGGCAAGGATATTTGA
- the rpiA gene encoding ribose-5-phosphate isomerase RpiA — translation MDMNELKRQAAARALEHVQDGMKLGLGTGSTAKHFVELLGERVAGGMKVIGVPTSEATRAQAEACKIPLTTLDEVDRLDLTVDGADEVDPALNLIKGGGGALLREKIVAAASDRMIVIADDTKWVDVLGRFPLPVEVVPFGLAATRRAMAAAFAQSGVSGQMGLRKGKDGHVFVTDGGHWIVDAHLGRIADAPRLAGLLSLIPGVVEHGLFIGLASTAVLAGAQGIRVIERR, via the coding sequence GTGGATATGAATGAACTTAAGCGGCAAGCGGCGGCACGGGCGCTGGAGCATGTGCAGGATGGCATGAAGCTCGGGCTCGGCACCGGCTCGACCGCCAAGCATTTCGTCGAACTGCTCGGCGAGAGGGTTGCGGGCGGGATGAAAGTGATCGGCGTGCCGACGTCGGAAGCGACCCGCGCCCAGGCCGAAGCCTGCAAAATTCCGCTGACCACGCTCGATGAAGTCGACCGGCTCGACCTCACCGTCGATGGTGCCGACGAGGTCGATCCCGCCCTCAACCTGATCAAGGGCGGCGGTGGGGCGCTGCTCCGGGAGAAGATCGTGGCGGCGGCGTCGGATCGCATGATCGTGATTGCCGACGATACCAAATGGGTCGATGTTCTCGGCCGTTTCCCCCTACCTGTAGAGGTCGTTCCGTTCGGGCTGGCCGCCACCCGGCGGGCCATGGCGGCCGCATTTGCCCAAAGCGGCGTTTCCGGGCAAATGGGGCTCCGCAAGGGCAAGGACGGCCACGTTTTTGTCACCGATGGCGGCCACTGGATTGTCGATGCCCATCTCGGGCGCATCGCCGATGCGCCGCGTCTGGCGGGCCTGTTGAGCCTGATCCCGGGCGTCGTCGAACACGGGTTGTTCATTGGTCTGGCCAGCACCGCCGTCCTGGCAGGTGCCCAGGGAATTCGCGTAATTGAGCGGCGGTAA
- a CDS encoding HAD hydrolase-like protein, protein MSLPRTVVFDLDGTLVDTAPDLIAALNFVLDREGLPPVPMRAARNMIGAGARKLIERGLELEGRPISTGDIDRLTRNFVDYYGAHIAVESRPFEGLEAALDDLEAQGCRFAVCTNKLEWLSKRLLDELGLSGRFAAICGADTFGVSKPDPVILQQTVARAGGDIGATIMVGDAGPDVGVARRAGVPVIGVEFGYTDVPIAQLKPDRLIGHMRELPAAVDGLSKAALRA, encoded by the coding sequence ATGAGCCTTCCCCGCACTGTAGTCTTCGACCTCGACGGCACCCTGGTCGACACCGCGCCCGACCTGATCGCCGCGCTCAATTTCGTGCTCGATCGCGAAGGATTGCCGCCGGTGCCGATGCGTGCCGCGCGCAACATGATCGGTGCCGGCGCCCGCAAGCTGATCGAACGGGGGCTGGAGCTGGAAGGCCGTCCAATAAGCACCGGCGACATCGACCGGCTTACCAGGAACTTTGTCGATTATTACGGCGCCCATATCGCCGTCGAATCGCGCCCCTTCGAGGGGCTGGAGGCCGCGCTCGACGATCTCGAGGCGCAGGGCTGTCGTTTTGCGGTTTGCACCAATAAGCTGGAATGGCTGTCGAAGCGGCTGCTCGACGAACTGGGCTTGAGCGGACGGTTCGCCGCGATCTGCGGCGCCGACACGTTCGGCGTCTCCAAGCCTGACCCCGTGATCCTGCAGCAGACGGTGGCGCGCGCTGGCGGGGATATTGGCGCGACCATCATGGTGGGCGACGCGGGACCTGACGTCGGCGTCGCCAGGCGGGCGGGCGTTCCCGTGATCGGGGTCGAATTCGGCTACACCGACGTTCCGATCGCCCAGCTCAAGCCCGACCGGCTGATCGGGCATATGCGCGAGTTACCGGCCGCCGTGGATGGGCTCAGCAAGGCTGCCTTGCGGGCTTAA
- the moaA gene encoding GTP 3',8-cyclase MoaA has product MSGSPSPDQLIRPMVDPFGRTIRYLRVSVTDRCDLRCFYCMSEDMTFLPKKDLLTLEELDRLCSAFIAKGVRKIRLTGGEPLVRRNVMSLVRSLSRHLGTGALNELTLTTNGSQLARFATELRDCGVRRVNVSLDTLDPAKFRAITRWGDLDQVLAGIKAARDAGLAVKINAVALKNMNEEEIPSLMEWAHGKGMALTLIEVMPMGDIGEGRIDQYVPLSLLRARLAQHYTLTDLDEDTGGPARYVSVAETGGKLGFITPMTHNFCESCNRVRITCTGTLHTCLGHEDASDLRKPLRASADDDLLSAAIDRAIGLKPKGHDFIIDRRHNRPSVSRHMSVTGG; this is encoded by the coding sequence ATGAGCGGCTCCCCGTCACCCGATCAGCTTATACGTCCGATGGTCGATCCCTTCGGCCGGACCATCCGGTATCTGCGCGTGTCGGTGACCGATCGCTGCGACCTGCGCTGCTTCTACTGCATGTCCGAGGACATGACGTTCCTGCCGAAGAAAGATCTCCTGACGCTGGAGGAACTCGACCGGCTGTGCTCGGCCTTCATCGCCAAGGGCGTGCGCAAGATCCGCCTCACTGGCGGCGAGCCGCTGGTCCGGCGCAACGTGATGTCGCTGGTGCGCTCGCTGTCGCGGCATCTTGGAACCGGCGCGCTCAATGAGCTGACGCTGACCACCAACGGCTCGCAACTGGCTCGGTTCGCGACCGAGTTGCGCGACTGCGGCGTTCGCCGCGTCAATGTCTCGCTCGACACACTCGATCCCGCAAAGTTCCGCGCCATCACGCGCTGGGGCGATCTCGACCAGGTTTTGGCCGGCATTAAGGCCGCACGGGATGCAGGGCTTGCGGTCAAGATCAATGCGGTCGCGCTGAAGAATATGAACGAGGAAGAGATTCCCTCGCTGATGGAATGGGCACACGGCAAGGGCATGGCGTTGACGCTGATCGAAGTGATGCCGATGGGCGACATCGGCGAAGGACGGATCGACCAGTATGTGCCGCTGTCGCTGCTGCGCGCCCGCCTCGCCCAGCACTACACGCTGACCGACCTCGATGAGGATACCGGCGGCCCCGCCCGCTATGTCAGCGTCGCGGAAACTGGCGGCAAGCTCGGCTTCATCACACCGATGACGCATAATTTCTGTGAATCCTGTAACCGGGTACGGATCACCTGCACCGGCACGCTGCACACCTGCCTCGGCCACGAGGATGCCTCCGATTTGCGCAAACCGTTGCGGGCCTCCGCCGACGACGACCTGCTCTCGGCAGCGATTGATCGCGCCATTGGGCTGAAGCCGAAGGGCCACGACTTCATCATCGACCGCCGGCATAACCGCCCGAGCGTCTCGCGCCACATGAGCGTGACCGGCGGCTAG
- a CDS encoding TRAP transporter small permease subunit — MRPLLALSAGIDLLNEKIGNLCNFLVLAACAVSAGNAMIRYAFGYSSNGWLELQWYMFAIFVMFGASYTFKRNEHVRVEIFYLMLSERGQLWLDLIGTLCFLIPACLLLTWLSWPFFLQAYAVGEESSNAGGLLRWPIKLVVPAGFVMLALQGVSEVIKRIAALQNLVTIDARYERPVQ, encoded by the coding sequence ATGCGGCCGTTGTTAGCGCTGAGTGCCGGCATCGATCTGCTCAACGAAAAGATCGGCAATCTCTGCAACTTTCTGGTCCTCGCAGCGTGCGCAGTCAGCGCCGGCAATGCGATGATCCGTTACGCCTTCGGCTATAGCTCCAACGGCTGGCTCGAACTGCAGTGGTACATGTTCGCCATCTTCGTGATGTTCGGCGCTTCCTACACCTTCAAGCGCAACGAGCACGTTCGCGTCGAAATCTTCTATTTGATGCTCTCTGAACGCGGCCAGCTCTGGCTCGACCTGATCGGAACTCTGTGCTTCCTGATCCCGGCCTGCCTGCTGCTGACCTGGCTGTCCTGGCCGTTCTTCCTGCAGGCCTACGCCGTCGGCGAGGAATCCAGCAACGCGGGCGGCCTCTTGCGCTGGCCGATCAAGCTCGTCGTGCCCGCAGGCTTCGTGATGCTCGCACTGCAGGGCGTCTCCGAGGTCATCAAGCGCATCGCCGCGCTGCAGAATCTGGTGACCATCGACGCCAGGTACGAAAGACCGGTGCAATGA
- a CDS encoding TRAP transporter large permease subunit — MITLEMMPPLMFGGLILAMLIGFPVAFTLAAVGFSFGFLAIHLGFFDFSFMQAIPGRIFGSVLANELLLAIPFFTFMGAVLERCGLAEDMLDSMGQLFGPVRGGLGYSVIIVGFILGAITGTVAAQVIAMALISMPVMIRYGYNIRYITGVLAASGTITQLVPPSLVLIVLADQLGKSVGDMYLGAWGPSLFQIALFAGYTFLLGIIKPDHVPPVPRSALTLTGWPLWRKCLMGIIPSAVLIFVVLGTMMLGLATPTEAGAMGAVGAVVLAAIHHKEFSAAGNRVLLIGIIAAGVGTILGILYTGSFLFKIAFAITYLAVIWICLEAVRIPDLRDLIRQGYQSTMRLTSMVVFILIGSTCFSVVFLGVSGGVWLEHMLTSVPGGVWGFLIFINLFIFFLAFFLDFFEIAFIILPMVTPIAQKVLAPVVGADAALIWFGVMLCVNMQTSFLHPPFGFALFYLRGVAPKEVKSSDIYWGAIPWIGLQVIMVVLVIAFPWTVTALLDKPVSAEDLSKIKIEVPQIELPTLDFGPLKQ; from the coding sequence ATGATCACGCTGGAAATGATGCCGCCGCTGATGTTCGGCGGACTGATTCTGGCGATGCTGATCGGCTTTCCCGTCGCGTTCACGCTGGCGGCGGTCGGCTTCTCGTTCGGCTTTCTCGCGATCCATCTCGGCTTTTTCGACTTCAGCTTCATGCAGGCGATTCCGGGCCGCATCTTCGGCAGCGTGCTTGCCAACGAATTGCTGCTGGCGATCCCCTTCTTCACCTTCATGGGCGCCGTCCTCGAACGATGCGGCCTGGCCGAAGACATGCTGGATTCAATGGGCCAGCTGTTCGGCCCGGTGCGCGGCGGACTAGGCTACTCCGTCATCATCGTCGGCTTCATTCTCGGCGCAATTACCGGCACGGTGGCGGCCCAGGTCATCGCCATGGCGCTGATCTCGATGCCGGTGATGATCCGCTATGGCTACAACATACGCTACATCACCGGCGTGCTGGCGGCCTCGGGCACCATCACCCAACTGGTGCCGCCGTCGCTGGTGCTGATCGTACTGGCCGACCAGCTCGGCAAGTCGGTCGGCGACATGTATCTCGGCGCCTGGGGACCGTCGCTGTTCCAGATCGCGCTGTTCGCCGGCTACACCTTTCTTCTCGGCATCATCAAGCCGGACCACGTGCCGCCGGTGCCGAGGTCGGCGTTGACGCTGACCGGCTGGCCGCTATGGCGAAAATGCCTGATGGGAATTATCCCCTCGGCGGTGCTGATCTTCGTCGTGCTCGGCACCATGATGCTGGGCCTAGCGACACCGACCGAAGCCGGCGCGATGGGCGCCGTGGGCGCCGTCGTGCTTGCCGCAATACACCACAAGGAATTCAGCGCGGCCGGTAACAGGGTTCTGCTGATCGGCATCATCGCCGCAGGCGTCGGAACGATTCTCGGAATCCTCTACACGGGCAGCTTTCTGTTCAAGATCGCCTTCGCAATCACCTATCTCGCCGTGATCTGGATTTGTCTGGAAGCCGTGCGCATTCCCGACCTCCGCGACCTGATCCGTCAGGGCTATCAGTCGACGATGCGGCTCACCTCGATGGTGGTGTTCATCCTGATCGGCTCGACGTGCTTTTCCGTGGTGTTCCTCGGCGTCTCCGGCGGCGTCTGGCTGGAGCACATGCTGACCTCGGTACCCGGTGGGGTCTGGGGCTTCCTGATCTTCATCAACCTGTTCATCTTTTTCCTGGCGTTCTTCCTCGACTTCTTCGAGATCGCCTTCATCATCCTGCCGATGGTTACGCCGATTGCGCAAAAGGTGCTGGCGCCGGTGGTCGGTGCGGATGCGGCGCTGATCTGGTTCGGCGTCATGCTGTGCGTCAACATGCAGACTTCGTTCCTGCATCCGCCATTCGGATTTGCGCTGTTTTACCTGCGCGGCGTGGCGCCCAAGGAGGTCAAGAGCTCCGACATCTATTGGGGAGCGATCCCCTGGATCGGCCTGCAGGTCATCATGGTCGTGCTGGTGATCGCTTTCCCCTGGACCGTTACCGCATTGCTGGACAAGCCGGTGAGCGCCGAGGACCTCAGCAAGATCAAAATCGAGGTTCCGCAGATCGAGCTGCCGACGCTGGATTTCGGTCCGCTCAAGCAGTAG
- a CDS encoding TRAP transporter small permease subunit translates to MQSLLKLSRGIDAFTRWTGKRLAWLILVAVLISAINAIVRKSFDVSSNSWLELQWVLFGVVFLLCSPWTMLDNEHIRIDIVNNLFSKRWRDIVDIIGHVFFLLPLCIVMIITGGPFFMRSVEINEQSGNAGGLPQWPAKSLIIIGFVFLFAQGISELIKRIAVMRGLIPDPHASQMHALEAEVEHLVEAIEKR, encoded by the coding sequence TTGCAATCGCTCTTGAAATTGAGCCGGGGAATCGACGCGTTCACACGGTGGACCGGCAAACGCCTGGCGTGGCTCATTCTGGTAGCCGTGCTCATCTCGGCCATCAACGCGATCGTGCGTAAGTCTTTCGACGTTTCGTCGAATTCCTGGCTGGAGTTGCAGTGGGTGCTGTTCGGCGTTGTCTTTCTGCTGTGCTCGCCATGGACGATGCTCGACAACGAGCACATCCGCATCGATATCGTAAACAACCTGTTTTCCAAGCGCTGGCGGGATATCGTCGACATTATCGGCCACGTATTTTTCCTGCTGCCACTCTGCATCGTGATGATCATCACTGGCGGTCCGTTCTTCATGCGCTCGGTTGAAATCAACGAACAGTCCGGCAATGCCGGTGGTCTGCCGCAATGGCCGGCCAAATCGCTGATCATCATCGGATTCGTGTTCCTGTTCGCTCAGGGCATTTCCGAACTGATCAAGCGAATCGCCGTGATGCGCGGCCTGATTCCGGATCCACACGCATCGCAGATGCATGCTCTCGAAGCCGAGGTCGAACACCTCGTCGAGGCGATCGAAAAACGCTGA
- a CDS encoding TRAP transporter large permease subunit, producing MTAFLIANMAPIMFASLVIILLLGYPAAFSLGAVGLIFAFVGIELGEFRPDFLQALPERVYGVMNNDTLLAIPFFTFMGLVLERSGMAEDLLDTIGQLFGTIRGGLAYAVIFVGALLAATTGVVAASVISMGLISLPIMLRYGYDRRMATGVIAASGTLAQIIPPSLVLIVMADQLGKSVGDMYEGAFIPGIVLAGLYAVYAFLVSMIFPKAAPGLPVEAVGFREPDGSRGLWSLGVLFIVSCVFGWFMMRHSESRGADYVVLSMFYGILFAFFVAVANWLIHKFTGFRFLSAMAQQTTFVMVPPLFLIFLVLGTIFVGIATPTEGGAMGAAGALILGAAKRRLSWDLIRQATESTAKLSAFVIFILIGARVFSLTFYGVNGHIWVEHLLTSLPGGQIGFLLFVNALVFILAFFLDFFELAFIIIPLLGPAAEKLGIDLIWFGVILGVNMQTSFMHPPFGFALFYLRSVAPKESYIDRVTGKRMDPVTTGQIYWGAVPFVVIQVIMVILVIMFPAMVMHYKGAASTIDPNTIKIEVPQIELPPLDFGQPKQ from the coding sequence ATGACTGCTTTTCTCATCGCCAACATGGCGCCGATCATGTTCGCGTCACTGGTGATTATCCTGCTGCTGGGCTATCCGGCGGCATTTTCGCTCGGCGCGGTTGGGCTGATCTTCGCCTTTGTCGGCATCGAGCTTGGCGAGTTCCGCCCTGACTTCCTGCAAGCGCTGCCTGAGCGCGTCTATGGCGTGATGAACAACGACACGCTGCTCGCCATTCCGTTCTTCACGTTCATGGGACTGGTGCTCGAACGGTCAGGCATGGCCGAGGATCTGCTCGACACTATCGGACAATTGTTCGGCACGATCCGCGGCGGCCTCGCCTATGCTGTTATTTTCGTCGGCGCGTTGCTCGCGGCGACCACAGGCGTCGTTGCCGCTTCCGTCATTTCGATGGGCCTTATTTCGCTGCCGATCATGTTGCGCTATGGCTACGACCGAAGGATGGCGACCGGCGTCATCGCCGCTTCCGGTACGCTGGCGCAGATCATTCCTCCCTCTCTCGTCCTGATCGTGATGGCTGACCAACTCGGCAAATCGGTCGGCGACATGTACGAGGGCGCGTTCATCCCGGGAATTGTGCTCGCTGGTCTGTATGCCGTTTACGCGTTCCTGGTAAGCATGATCTTTCCCAAGGCTGCTCCGGGTCTGCCAGTGGAGGCGGTCGGTTTCCGTGAGCCTGATGGCAGCCGCGGACTTTGGTCGCTCGGCGTCCTCTTCATAGTCAGTTGCGTTTTCGGCTGGTTCATGATGCGCCATTCGGAATCGCGCGGCGCCGACTACGTCGTGCTCAGCATGTTCTATGGCATCCTGTTCGCCTTCTTCGTGGCGGTGGCGAACTGGCTCATTCATAAGTTCACCGGCTTCCGTTTCCTGTCGGCGATGGCGCAGCAGACGACCTTCGTGATGGTGCCGCCGCTATTCCTGATCTTCCTGGTGCTCGGCACCATCTTCGTCGGCATTGCCACGCCGACGGAGGGCGGCGCGATGGGTGCAGCCGGCGCGCTCATTCTCGGTGCCGCCAAGCGCCGGCTGAGCTGGGATCTGATCCGGCAAGCGACGGAATCGACGGCCAAGCTGTCGGCCTTCGTGATCTTTATCCTGATCGGCGCGCGCGTTTTCTCGCTGACGTTCTACGGCGTGAACGGCCACATCTGGGTCGAGCATCTCTTGACCTCCCTGCCCGGCGGCCAGATCGGCTTCCTTCTTTTCGTCAACGCCCTCGTCTTCATCCTGGCCTTCTTCCTCGATTTCTTCGAACTGGCCTTCATCATTATTCCGCTGCTCGGACCGGCGGCGGAAAAACTCGGCATCGACCTGATCTGGTTCGGCGTCATTCTCGGCGTCAACATGCAGACGTCGTTCATGCATCCGCCGTTCGGATTCGCGCTGTTCTATCTGCGCTCGGTGGCGCCAAAGGAATCCTATATCGATCGCGTCACCGGCAAGCGCATGGATCCCGTGACGACCGGCCAGATCTATTGGGGCGCGGTGCCGTTCGTGGTGATCCAGGTCATCATGGTGATACTGGTCATCATGTTCCCGGCGATGGTGATGCACTACAAAGGCGCAGCCTCCACGATCGATCCGAATACGATCAAGATCGAAGTGCCGCAGATCGAATTGCCGCCGCTCGATTTCGGGCAGCCCAAACAGTAG
- a CDS encoding TRAP transporter substrate-binding protein, producing the protein MKRRDFLKVSGLGAAGAATIAAPAIAQGLPEIKWRMPTSWPKSLDTLYGGAELMAKMVGEATDNKFQIQTFAGGEIVPGLQVLDAVQNGTVEIGHTASYYYFGKDPTFTFGSAVPFGPNMRLNQAWYMLGGGRDLLNEFYKKYNVTSLLAGNTGAQMGGWYRKEIKTPEDLKGLKLRIGGFAGRALQKLGVVPQQIAGGDIYPALEKGTIDAAEWVGPYDDEKLGFAKVAPNYYYPGWWEGGPMLLAFVNLDKWNALPKYYQSVLEQAGHYANNWMMAKYDQANPPALRKLIAAGAKLRPFPAPVMEACYKAAKELHSEVAANNADFKKVYESLTSFSNNGYSWFQVAELGYDGFMARHSQG; encoded by the coding sequence ATGAAGCGAAGAGATTTTCTCAAAGTATCCGGCTTGGGTGCGGCAGGTGCTGCAACGATTGCAGCGCCCGCGATTGCGCAGGGCCTGCCCGAAATCAAGTGGCGCATGCCGACGAGCTGGCCAAAGTCCTTGGATACGCTTTATGGCGGCGCCGAATTGATGGCCAAGATGGTCGGCGAAGCCACCGACAACAAGTTTCAGATCCAGACATTTGCCGGCGGCGAAATCGTCCCCGGCCTGCAGGTTCTCGACGCCGTGCAGAATGGTACCGTCGAGATCGGCCATACCGCGTCATACTACTATTTCGGCAAGGATCCGACCTTCACCTTCGGCTCTGCGGTGCCGTTCGGGCCGAACATGCGGCTCAACCAGGCTTGGTACATGCTCGGCGGCGGCAGGGACCTGCTCAACGAGTTCTACAAGAAGTACAATGTGACCTCGCTGCTCGCTGGCAATACCGGAGCGCAGATGGGCGGTTGGTACCGCAAGGAGATCAAGACGCCCGAGGACCTGAAGGGGTTGAAGCTGCGCATCGGCGGCTTTGCCGGTCGTGCGCTGCAGAAGCTTGGCGTGGTCCCGCAGCAGATCGCCGGCGGCGACATTTATCCGGCGCTCGAAAAGGGCACCATCGATGCCGCAGAGTGGGTCGGCCCCTACGACGACGAGAAGCTCGGCTTCGCGAAGGTTGCCCCCAATTACTATTATCCCGGCTGGTGGGAAGGCGGCCCGATGCTGCTGGCCTTCGTCAATCTCGACAAGTGGAATGCCTTGCCGAAATATTACCAGTCGGTTCTCGAACAGGCCGGCCATTACGCCAATAACTGGATGATGGCGAAGTACGATCAGGCCAATCCACCCGCGTTGCGCAAGCTGATCGCAGCCGGCGCCAAGCTGCGCCCGTTCCCGGCGCCGGTGATGGAAGCCTGTTACAAGGCGGCGAAGGAGTTGCACAGCGAAGTCGCGGCGAACAACGCCGATTTCAAGAAGGTGTATGAATCGCTGACGTCGTTCTCGAACAACGGCTACTCATGGTTCCAGGTGGCCGAACTCGGATACGACGGCTTCATGGCGCGTCACTCGCAGGGCTGA